One region of Mangifera indica cultivar Alphonso chromosome 3, CATAS_Mindica_2.1, whole genome shotgun sequence genomic DNA includes:
- the LOC123210152 gene encoding uncharacterized protein LOC123210152, translating to MWYRAGRSWRWNIRRFCTAVRRRVEDEGDWVYSSEWWGTESDGYTVLRSTSDKGNGIVSVSAYPSSRPSKDTWPEMERWLEQRYAEIYGHYERFRVLGYQWRTLRFNQDTRQSVGKIMAAYRESEPDAVCLMQQPHCLAVPYLKSMVSTGLATIASCNYDLMSAIHGKKTMSILCIGHGWGSLPLFLASKIQGAVVHIVEIDTTVISASVQAMGFPYFSVMTSLNKRAMLKPDINDEVMWKGIHERLYLYESDAEKFILQNNNVYDLVFIDAYDGDDIFPYKLRDPDSPFLNTLRNHLHPEHGTVVVNLHSDSDFLESAESNSYFDQQLPPMGKYVAAVCHAYKDVLLEEGSTCDGKIGSGLAFSVSVPWVCNSTLVVCRGFGVGGGGYFNRDLILQSIISKSLELEFVLNLPFPCFQYLKRGFRLI from the exons ATGTGGTACAGAGCTGGGCGGAGCTGGAGATGGAATATCAGGCGCTTTTGCACGGCCGTCCGCCGTCGTGTGGAGGACGAGGGCGACTGGGTTTACTCTTCGGAGTGGTGGGGAACTGAATCCGACGGCTACACTGTTCTCCGTTCAACTTCCGATAAAGGAAACGGCATCGTATCCGTTTCCGCTTACCCTTCCTCTAGACCT AGTAAAGACACGTGGCCAGAAATGGAGAGATGGCTAGAGCAAAGATATGCAGAGATTTATGGACATTATGAAAGGTTTAGAGTTCTTGGATACCAGTGGCGCACACTTCGATTTAATCAAGATACGCGCCAGAGCGTTGGTAAAATCATGGCGGCCTACAGAGAATCAGAGCCCGACGCTGTTTGTTTAATGCAGCAGCCACATTGCTTGGCTGTTCCAT ATCTAAAAAGTATGGTGTCAACTGGGTTGGCTACTATTGCGTCATGTAACTATGATCTTATGAGTGCTATACATGGGAAGAAAACAATGAGTATATTATGCATTGGACATGGTTGGGGGAGCCTACCATTATTCCTGGCCAGTAAAATTCAAG GTGCTGTTGTCCACATAGTCGAAATTGACACCACTGTTATATCTGCTTCAGTTCAAGCTATGGGCTTTCCATATTTTTCAGTTATGACCTCATTAAACAAGCGTGCCATGTTGAAGCCTGATATTAATGATGAAGTAATGTGGAAAGGCATCCATGAGAGACTTTACCTCTACGAATCAGATGCTGAAAAGTTTATCCTTCAAAACAACAATGTTTATGATTTAGTCTTCATTGATGCTTATGATGGTGATGACATCTTCCCATATAAACTTCGGGACCCAGATTCCCCTTTTCTCAACACCCTCAGGAATCATCTCCATCCTGAACATGGCACTGTTGTGGTGAACCTTCATTCAGATTCTGATTTTCTCGAGTCTGCTGaatcaaattcatattttgatcAACAGCTTCCACCGATGGGAAAGTATGTAGCGGCTGTTTGCCATGCATACAAGGATGTTCTTTTAGAAGAAGGAAGTACATGTGACGGTAAAATAGGTTCTGGTTTAGCATTCAGTGTTTCAGTTCCTTGGGTTTGTAATTCAACCCTGGTTGTATGCAGAGGCTTTGGGGTGGGTGGTGGTGGGTATTTTAACAGGGATCTAATTTTGCAATCTATTATATCCAAATCCCTTGAACTGGAATTTGTACTAAACTTACCATTCCCGTGCTTTCAGTATTTAAAGAGGGGTTTTAGACTCATTTAG
- the LOC123210337 gene encoding oxidation resistance protein 1 has translation MYTLKEKVTEKLSRLFADSPRHHHPSLQDPQVRSYSRGQTSLSSYFSFSVPFSSSDDAKSEEQQCDLRSVRSLPIRQITDEYDQQNEQLDIFEECITSSPVKQNCPVNKNKQGNPVSENKQPVSPNNEYKDCASANSSGDSDVFVQANDLSGPSKLLSNLNDGSSFITPELYEFLQSSLPNIVKGCQWILLYSTLKHGISLRTLIRKSANLSGPCLLIVGDMKGAVFGGMLECPLKPTPKRKYQGTNQTFVFTTLYGQPRLFRPTGANRYYYMCMNEFLALGGGGNFALCLDEDLLTGTSGPCETFGNLCLAHNPEFELKNVELWGFSHVSKLPKT, from the exons atgtatacattgaaagaaaaagtaaCGGAGAAGCTTTCTCGTCTTTTTGCTGATTCGCCTCGTCATCATCATCCTTCTCTTCAAGATCCTCag GTCAGGTCGTACTCTAGAGGGCAGACGTCTTTGTCGTCTTACTTTTCCTTCAGTGTCCCTTTCTCAAGCTCTGATGATGCTAAATCTGAAGAGCAGCAATGTGATCTCAGATCAGTTCGTTCACTTCCCATTAGACAGATTACTGATGAATATGATCAGCAAAATGAGCAGTTGGATATATTTGAAGAATGTATCACAAGTAGTCCAGTTAAGCAAAATTGTCCTGTTAACAAGAATAAGCAGGGGAATCCAGTAAGTGAGAATAAGCAACCAGTCAGTCCAAATAATGAATACAAGGACTGTGCCTCTGCGAATAGTAGTGGTGATTCTGATGTATTTGTACAAGCAAATGACCTATCTGGTCCATCAAAACTTTTGTCAAATCTCAATGATGGCTCTTCTTTTATTACCCCTGAATTGTATGAATTCTTGCAGTCATCCCTTCCAAATATTGTCAAAGGATGTCAGTGGATATTGCTATACAG TACGTTGAAACATGGTATATCACTCCGCACACTTATTCGCAAGAGCGCCAACCTATCTGGTCCCTGTTTGTTG ATTGTAGGAGACATGAAAGGTGCAGTGTTTGGTGGGATGCTAGAGTGCCCCTTGAAGCCCAccccaaaaagaaaatatcaa GGCACAAACCAAACATTTGTATTCACCACACTATATGGTCAACCTAGGCTTTTTAGACCTACAG GTGCCAatagatattattatatgtgtATGAATGAATTTCTGGCACTTGGTGGAGGCGGCAACTTTGCTTTATGCTTGGACGAAGATCT GTTAACTGGAACTAGTGGACCTTGTGAAACATTTGGGAACCTATGCTTGGCTCATAACCcagagtttgagttaaaaaatgttGAG CTTTGGGGGTTTTCACATGTATCTAAACTACCAAAGACTTAA
- the LOC123210765 gene encoding plasmodesmata-located protein 2-like: MGFISKPQLLLILGLFFFANLVGSATDYSTLVYKGCAQQVFQDPAGVYSQALSALFGSLVSQSSKVKFFKTSSGSGQTSINGVFQCRGDLSNGDCYRCVSKLPTLSDTLCGKTVAARVQLLGCYMLYEVNGFAQVSGMELLYKTCGATNVRGSGFEERRDAALQMMENGVVTGHGFYTSSYQSVYLLAQCQGDLGDSDCGECVTTAVQKGQVECGSSISGQIYLQKCFISYGYYPNGVPRRQSSSSTSSSSSSSSDSSGPGPNAGKTVAIILGGAAGVGFVVICLMFARNLMKKHDDY; the protein is encoded by the exons ATGGGTTTTATCTCAAAACCTCAGCTTTTACTCATTTTGGGCttatttttctttgctaatcTTGTTGGATCTGCTACTGACTACTCTACTTTGGTGTATAAGGGCTGTGCTCAACAAGTTTTTCAAGATCCAGCCGGGGTTTATTCTCAAGCTCTTTCAGCTCTCTTTGGTTCCTTGGTTTCGCAGTCCTCAAAGGTCAAGTTTTTCAAGACCAGTTCTGGGAGTGGCCAGACCTCCATTAATGGTGTCTTCCAATGCAGGGGTGACCTAAGCAACGGTGACTGTTACAGGTGTGTGAGCAAGCTCCCAACTTTATCAGACACGCTGTGCGGTAAAACTGTAGCTGCAAGAGTTCAACTTCTGGGGTGTTATATGCTTTATGAAGTTAATGGGTTTGCTCAGGTTTCAGGGATGGAACTGTTGTACAAGACTTGTGGGGCAACAAATGTGAGGGGAAGTGGGTTTGAAGAGAGGAGGGATGCAGCTCTTCAAATGATGGAAAATGGTGTGGTTACTGGCCATGGATTTTATACTAGTAGCTATCAATCTGTGTATTTGTTGGCTCAATGTCAAGGTGATTTGGGGGACTCAGATTGTGGTGAATGTGTGACAACTGCAGTTCAAAAGGGTCAAGTTGAGTGTGGGAGCTCTATTTCAGGCCAAATTTATCTGCAGAAATGCTTTATTAGTTATGGTTATTATCCTAATGGAGTCCCAAGGAGACAGTCTTCTTCATctacatcatcatcatcttcttcctcttcagaTTCATCAG GGCCAGGGCCAAACGCAGGAAAGACTGTGGCTATTATATTAGGAGGGGCGGCAGGAGTTGGATTTGTAGTTATTTGTCTGATGTTTGCTAGAAATTTGATGAAGAAACATGATG ATTATTGA
- the LOC123211650 gene encoding uncharacterized protein LOC123211650 has translation MVSGSMHIQDFNGRRKFMQTFFLASQERGFFVLNDIFHFIEEEPIHHHPAAFLAQENLNPKLNASATIPEPVSNYLMGDKFQAWECPVDVKENGLVDSYGFQEQRLQQLAESENILEDNSAEEFNCSLQNTVNAVIDQLPATVATVKEPIGETQNHTYASIQVTVLSNASEKSGADTLEVSAVEDEGTRLLAKLFRISNLLTI, from the exons ATGGTTTCTGGTTCAATGCATATACAAGATTTCAATGGGAGGAGGAAATTTATGCAAACCTTTTTCCTTGCATCTCAGGAGAGAGGCTTTTTTGTTCTTAATGATATATTCCACTTCATTGAAGAGGAACCAATTCATCACCATCCAGCAGCCTTCTTAGCCCAGGAAAATCTTAATCCCAAACTTAATGCTTCTGCAACAATCCCAGAACCAG TATCAAACTATTTAATGGGTGACAAATTTCAGGCATGGGAGTGTCCTGTTGATGTAAAAGAAAATGGTCTAGTTGACAGTTATGGTTTCCAAGAGCAACGGTTACAGCAACTTGCTGAGTCTGAAAATATTCTGGAGGACAATTCTGCTGAAGAGTTCAATTGCTCACTTCAAAATACGGTGAATGCTGTAATAGATCAACTGCCTGCTACTGTTGCTACTGTCAAGGAACCTATTGGAGAGACCCAAAACCACACTTATGCTTCTATT CAAGTAACTGTTTTGTCAAATGCATCTGAAAAGTCAGGTGCAGATACACTGGAGGTCTCAGCTGTTGAAGATGAAG GTACTAGGCTACTAGCGAAATTGTTCAGAATCAGCAATCTTCTCACAATTTAA